A single region of the Equus przewalskii isolate Varuska chromosome 26, EquPr2, whole genome shotgun sequence genome encodes:
- the ALG2 gene encoding alpha-1,3/1,6-mannosyltransferase ALG2 yields the protein MGRRRGFRAMAEKQDRDEEPGPSPSVLFLHPDLGVGGAERLVLDAALALQARGCSVRIWTAHYDPGHCFAESRELPVRCAGDWLPRSLGWGGRGAAVCAYVRMIFLALYVLFLADEEFDVVVCDQVSACIPVFKLARRRKKILFYCHFPDLLLTRRDSFLKRLYRAPIDWVEEYTTGMADCVLVNSQFTAAVFKQTFKSLSHIKPDILYPSLNVTSFDSAVPEKLDDLVPEGKKFLFLSINRYERKKNLTLALEALVKLRARLTSRDWDKVHLIVAGGYDERVLENVEHYQELKKMVQQSDLGQSVTFLRSFSDKQKISLLHGCTCVLYTPSNEHFGIVPLEAMYMRCPVIAVNSGGPLESVVHSVTGFLCEPDPVCFSEAIERFIREPSLKATMGLAGRARVKEKFSSEAFTEQLYQCVTRLLV from the exons ATGGGGCGCAGGCGTGGCTTCCGGGCCATGGCGGAGAAGCAGGATCGGGACGAGGAGCCGGGTCCCAGCCCGTCGGTGCTGTTCCTGCACCCAGACCTGGGCGTGGGCGGCGCCGAGCGGCTGGTGCTCGACGCGGCGCTGGCGCTGCAGGCGCGCGGATGTAGCGTGAGGATCTGGACCGCGCACTACGACCCAGGCCACTGCTTCGCCGAGAGCCGCGAGCTGCCGGTGCGCTGCGCCGGGGACTGGCTGCCGCGCAGCCTGGGCTGGGGCGGCCGCGGCGCCGCCGTCTGTGCCTACGTGCGCATGATCTTCCTGGCGCTCTACGTGCTGTTCCTCGCCGACGAGGAGTTCGACGTGGTCGTGTGCGACCAG GTTTCTGCCTGTATCCCAGTGTTCAAACTGGCCAGACGGCGTAAGAAGATCCTCTTCTACTGTCACTTCCCGGATCTGCTTCTCACCAGAAGAGACTCTTTTCTTAAACGCCTGTACAGGGCCCCGATTGACTGGGTGGAGGAATACACCACAGGTATGGCAGACTGCGTCTTGGTCAATAGCCAGTTCACAGCTGCCGTTTTTAAGCAAACGTTCAAGTCCCTGTCTCACATAAAGCCCGATATCCTCTACCCATCTCTGAATGTCACCAGCTTTGACTCAGCTGTTCCTGAAAAACTTGATGACCTAGTGCCCGAGGGGAAAAAATTCCTGTTCCTCTCCATCAACAGATacgaaaggaagaaaaatctgacTTTGGCACTGGAAGCCCTGGTAAAGCTGCGTGCGAGATTGACGTCCCGAGACTGGGACAAGGTCCATCTGATCGTGGCAGGTGGCTACGACGAGAGAGTCCTGGAGAACGTGGAACACTACCAGGAATTGAAGAAAATGGTCCAGCAGTCTGACCTTGGCCAGTCTGTGACCTTCCTGCGgtctttctcagacaaacagaaGATCTCCCTCCTCCACGGCTGCACGTGTGTGCTTTACACACCAAGCAACGAGCACTTTGGCATCGTCCCTTTGGAGGCCATGTACATGCGGTGCCCGGTCATTGCTGTTAATTCCGGCGGGCCCTTGGAGTCCGTTGTCCACAGCGTCACAGGGTTTCTGTGTGAGCCCGACCCAGTGTGCTTCTCGGAAGCAATAGAAAGGTTCATCCGGGAACCTTCCTTAAAAGCCACCATGGGACTGGCTGGGAGAGCCAGGGTGAAGGAGAAATTCTCCTCTGAAGCGTTTACGGAACAGCTCTACCAATGTGTCACCAGGCTGCTGGTGTAA
- the SEC61B gene encoding protein transport protein Sec61 subunit beta, producing MPGPTPSGTNVGSSGRSPSKAVAARAAGSTVRQRKNASCGTRSAGRTTSAGTGGMWRFYTEDSPGLKVGPVPVLVMSLLFIASVFMLHIWGKYTRS from the exons ATG CCTGGTCCGACCCCCAGTGGCACTAACGTGGGCTCCTCTGGCCGTTCTCCCAGCAAAGCAGTGGCCGCCCGGGCGGCGGGCTCTACGGTCCGGCAGAG GAAGAATGCCAGCTGTGGAACAAGGAGCGCAGGCCGCACGACCTCAGCAGGCACTGGGGGAATGTGGCGATTCTACACAGAGGATTCACCTGGGCTCAAAGT TGGCCCTGTTCCAGTATTGGTTATGAGTCTTCTGTTCATCGCTTCTGTATTTATGTTGCACATTTGGGGCAAGTACACTCGTTCATAG